A window of the Cololabis saira isolate AMF1-May2022 chromosome 19, fColSai1.1, whole genome shotgun sequence genome harbors these coding sequences:
- the LOC133419741 gene encoding nuclear factor 7, ovary-like, producing the protein MDEKTLKDFLSCHVCLETLKNSVSLSCSHNFCSSCLKEFWEEAKNRNCPICKRKSSKDIFANFSLKGLADSFAGKQTGGPSETEKEEKREEEVCKKHPGTTPLFCIDEQRTVCSVCEFSLHQNHKVVPVEEAVGELKEQLKSDLKSLQDKRNKYKQVEETYKDVVQHSEKQLLSTEKQIRAEFNKLQQFLKEEEESRLAALREEEEQKGRRISGERKRIQEQISSLSDSISAVEEELQKDNMTFLSRYKPTRDRAREQSSVSDPRLLSGTLVDEAKHLGNLAFRVWEKMGDQVHFSPLVLDPNTANHDLHLSADLTSVRRGDTEQQLPDNPERNIYGFSVFGSEGLTSGKHSWEVEVGDHPVWAVGLVKDSVDRKGEVFASPKYGIWCLFHREGKYTNGDNKIVMVKTSLRRIRVQLDYDGGTVSFYNAEDMKHIYTHSHTFTEKLFPYFYVGKCGDGKTSEIKICQTKKRLT; encoded by the coding sequence ATGGATGAAAAAACTCTTAAAGATTTCCTGAGCTGCCACGTTTGTTTAGAGACGTTGAAAAATTCAGTGTCTCTGAGCTGCAGCCACAACTTCTGTTCAAGCTGCCTGAAAGAGTTCTGGGAAGAAGCTAAAAACAGAAACTGTCCcatctgtaaaagaaaatcttctaAGGACATTTTTGCGAACTTTTCACTGAAGGGACTTGCAGATTCTTTTGCTGGAAAACAGACAGGTGGACCGTCTGAgactgaaaaagaagaaaagagggaggaggaAGTTTGTAAGAAACATCCAGGAACAACTCCACTGTTCTGTATAGATGAACAGAGAACTGTGTGTTCTGTCTGTGAGTTTTCTCTGCACCAGAACCACAAAGTGGTTCCTGTAGAAGAAGCAGTTGGTGAGCTGAAGGAGCAGCTGAAATCTGACTTAAAGTCCCTGCAGGACAAGAGGAACAAATACAAACAAGTGGAGGAAACATATAAAGATGTGGTTCAACACTCGGAGAAGCAGCTGCTGTCCACAGAGAAGCAGATCAGAGCAGAGTTCAacaaactccagcagttcctgaaggaggaagaggagtccagACTGGCAGCtctgagggaggaagaggagcagaagGGGAGGAGAATCAgcggggagaggaagaggatccAGGAGCAGATCTCCTCTCTGTCAGACAGCATCTCTGCTGTTGAAGAAgagctgcagaaagacaacATGACGTTCCTCAGCAGGTATAAACCCACCCGGGACAGAGCCAGAGAGCAGAGCTCAGTGTCAGATCCACGGCTGCTCTCAGGAACTCTGGTAGACGAGGCCAAACACCTGGGAAACCTGGCCTTCAGAGTCTGGGAGAAGATGGGGGACCAGGTCCACTTCAGCCCGCTGGTTCTGGACCCAAACACTGCAAACCACGATCTCCATCTCTCTGCTGATCTGACCAGTGTGAGACGTGGAGATACAGAGCAGCAGCTTCCTGATAATCCAGAGAGAAACATCTACGGATTCAGTGTGTTTGGTTCTGAGGGTTTGACCTCAGGGAAACACAgctgggaggtggaggtgggagaTCATCCTGTCTGGGCTGTTGGTTTGGTTAAAGACTCAGTTGACAGGAAGGGAGAGGTGTTTGCTTCACCTAAATATGGAATCTGGTGTTTGTTTCATCGTGAAGGAAAATACACCAATGGTGATAATAAGATCGTCATGGTGAAGACGAGTCTCCGGAGGATCAGAGTCCAGCTGGACTATGACGGGGGGACGGTTTCCTTCTACAACGCTGAAGACATGAAACACATCTacactcacagtcacacttTCACTGAGAAACTCTTCCCTTATTTCTATGTTGGAAAGTGTGGTGATGGAAAAACTTCTGAGATCAAAATCTGTCAGACAAAGAAAAGATTAACCTGA
- the LOC133419228 gene encoding nuclear factor 7, ovary-like, with amino-acid sequence MDEKTLKDYLSCHVCLETFKDPVSLSCSHNFCSSCLKEFWEQAKNRNCPICKRKSSKDLIVNFSLKGLADSFAGRQTGGSSETEKEEKREEEVCKKHPGTTPLFCRDEQRAVCSVCEFSLHQNHKVVPVEEAVGELKELLKSDLKSLQDKRNKYQQVEETYDDLVQHSEKQLLSTEKQIRAEFNKLQQFLKEEEESRLAALREEEEQKGRRISGERKRIQEQISSLSDSISAVEEELQKDNMSFLSRYKPTRDRAREQSSVSDPRLLSGTLVDEAKHLGNLAFRVWEKMGDQVHFSPVVLDPNTAHRCLYLSADLTSVRHGDTNQQLPDNPERNIKYANVFGCEGLTSGKHSWEVEVGDHPVWIIGLVKDSVDRKNKTLASPEYGIWCLTYGDGKYNNGVSETITVETSLRKIRVQLDYDGGKVSFYNTEHMTHIYTHKYTFTEKLFPYFNVGKCGDAKTSEIRICQTKKGLT; translated from the coding sequence ATGGATGAAAAAACTCTTAAAGATTATCTGAGCTGCCACGTTTGTTTAGAGACTTTCAAAGATCCGGTGTCTCTGAGCTGCAGCCACAACTTCTGTTCAAGCTGCCTGAAAGAGTTCTGGGAACAAGCTAAAAATAGAAACTGTCCcatctgtaaaagaaaatcttctaAAGATCTTATTGTGAACTTTTCACTGAAGGGACTTGCCGACTCTTTTGCTGGAAGACAGACAGGTGGATCGTCTGAGactgaaaaagaggaaaagagggagGAGGAAGTTTGTAAGAAACACCCAGGAACAACTCCACTGTTCTGTAGAGACGAACAGAGAGCTGTGTGTTCTGTCTGTGAGTTTTCTCTGCACCAGAACCACAAAGTGGTTCCTGTAGAAGAAGCAGTCGgtgagctgaaggagctgctgaaatCTGACTTAAAGTCTCTGCAGGACAAGAGGAACAAATACCAACAAGTGGAGGAAACATATGATGATCTGGTTCAACACTCGGAGAAGCAGCTGCTGTCCACAGAAAAGCAGATCAGAGCAGAGTTCAacaaactccagcagttcctgaaggaggaagaggagtccagACTGGCAGCtctgagggaggaagaggagcagaagGGGAGGAGGATCAgcggggagaggaagaggatccAGGAGCAGATCTCCTCTCTGTCAGACAGCATCTCTGCTGTTGAAGAAgagctgcagaaagacaacATGTCGTTCCTCAGCAGGTATAAACCCACCCGGGACAGAGCCAGAGAGCAGAGCTCAGTGTCAGATCCACGGCTGCTCTCAGGAACTCTGGTAGACGAGGCCAAACACCTGGGAAACCTGGCCTTCAGAGTCTGGGAGAAGATGGGGGACCAGGTCCACTTCAGCCCGGTGGTTCTGGACCCAAACACTGCACACCGCTGTCTCTATCTGTCTGCTGATCTGACCAGTGTGAGACATGGAGATACAAACCAGCAGCTTCCTGATAATCCAGAGAGAAACATCAAGTATGCCAATGTGTTTGGTTGTGAGGGTTTGACCTCAGGGAAACACAgctgggaggtggaggtgggagaTCATCCTGTCTGGATTATTGGTTTGGTTAAAGACTCAGTTGACAGGAAGAACAAGACATTGGCTTCACCTGAATATGGAATCTGGTGTTTGACGTATGGTGATGGAAAATACAACAATGGTGTTAGTGAGACCATCACGGTGGAGACGAGTCTCCGGAAGATCAGAGTGCAGCTGGACTATGACGGGGGGAAGGTTTCCTTCTACAACACTGAACACATGACACACATCTACACTCACAAATACACTTTCACTGAGAAACTCTTCCCTTATTTCAATGTTGGAAAGTGTGGTGATGCAAAAACTTCTGAGATCAGAATCTGTCAGACAAAGAAAGGATTAACCTGA
- the LOC133419194 gene encoding nuclear factor 7, ovary-like: MDEKTLKDFLSCHVCLETFKDPVSLSCSHNFCSSCLKEFWEQNKNRNCPICKRKSSKEILVNFSLKGLADSFAGTQTGGSTETEKEEKRLEEVCKKHPGTTPLFCRDEQRAVCSVCEFSLHQNHKVVPVEEAVGELKEQLKSDLKSLQDKRNKYKQVQETYKDVVQHSEKQLLSTEKQIRAEFNKLQQFLKEEEESRLAALREEEEQKGRRISGERKRIQEQISSLSDSISAVEEELQKDNMTFLSRFKPTQDRAREQSSVSDPRLLSGTLIDEAKHLGNLAFRVWEKMGDQVHFSPVVLDPNTADRCLYLSADLTSVRRGDTNQQLPDNPERNIKYADVFGCEGLTSGKHSWEVEVGDHPRWTVGLVKDSVDRKGEASASPKYGIWCFCHRDGKYTNGDGKIVKVETSLRRVRVQLDYDGGKVSFYNPEDMTHIYTHSDTFTEKLFPFFNLGKSGDAKTSEIRICQTKKRLT; the protein is encoded by the coding sequence ATGGATGAAAAAACTCTTAAAGATTTCCTGAGCTGCCACGTTTGTTTAGAGACTTTCAAAGATCCGGTGTCTCTGAGCTGCAGCCACAACTTCTGTTCAAGCTGCCTGAAAGAGTTCtgggaacaaaataaaaacagaaactgtcccatctgtaaaagaaaatcttctaAAGAGATTCTAGTGAACTTTTCACTGAAGGGACTTGCCGACTCTTTTGCTGgaacacagacaggtggatcgactgagactgaaaaagaagaaaagaggctggAGGAAGTTTGTAAGAAACACCCAGGAACAACTCCACTGTTCTGTAGAGACGAACAGAGAGCTGTGTGTTCTGTCTGTGAGTTTTCTCTGCACCAGAACCACAAAGTGGTTCCTGTAGAAGAAGCAGTCGGTGAGCTGAAGGAGCAGCTGAAATCTGACTTAAAGTCTCTGCAGGACAAGAGGAACAAATACAAACAAGTGCAGGAAACATATAAAGATGTGGTTCAACACTCGGAGAAGCAGCTGCTGTCCACAGAGAAGCAGATCAGAGCAGAGTTCAacaaactccagcagttcctgaaggaggaagaggagtccagACTGGCAGCtctgagggaggaagaggagcagaagGGGAGGAGAATCAgcggggagaggaagaggatccAGGAGCAGATCTCCTCTCTGTCAGACAGCATCTCTGCTGTGGAAGAAgagctgcagaaagacaacATGACGTTCCTCAGCAGGTTTAAACCCACTCAGGACAGAGCCAGAGAGCAGAGCTCAGTGTCAGATCCACGGCTGCTCTCAGGAACTCTGATAGACGAGGCCAAACACCTGGGAAACCTGGCCTTCAGAGTCTGGGAGAAGATGGGGGACCAGGTCCACTTCAGCCCGGTGGTTCTGGACCCAAACACTGCAGACCGCTGTCTCTATCTGTCTGCTGATCTGACCAGTGTGAGACGTGGAGATACAAACCAGCAGCTTCCTGATAATCCAGAGAGAAACATCAAATACGCTGATGTGTTTGGTTGTGAGGGTTTGACCTCAGGGAAACACAgctgggaggtggaggtgggagaTCATCCCAGGTGGACTGTTGGTTTGGTTAAAGACTCAGTTGACAGGAAGGGAGAGGCGTCTGCTTCACCTAAATATGGAATCTGGTGTTTCTGTCATCGTGATGGAAAATACACCAATGGTGATGGTAAGATCGTCAAGGTGGAGACGAGTCTCCGGAGGGTCAGAGTCCAGCTGGACTATGACGGGGGGAAGGTTTCCTTCTACAACCCTGAAGACATGACACACATCTACACTCACAGTGACACTTTCACTGAGAAACTATTCCCTTTTTTCAATCTGGGAAAGTCTGGTGATGCAAAAACTTCTGAGATCAGAATCTGTCAGACAAAGAAAAGATTAACCTGA
- the LOC133419262 gene encoding nuclear factor 7, ovary-like — MDEKTLKDYLSCHVCLETLKDPVSLSCSHNFCSSCLKEFWEQNKNRNCPICKRKASKDLIVNFSLKGLADSFAGTQTGGSSETGKEEKREEEVCKKHPGIPFLFCRDEQRAVCSVCEFSLHQNHKVVPVEEAVGELKELLKSDLKSLQDKRNKYKQVEETYKDVVQHSEKQLLSTEKQIRAEFNKLQQFLKEEEESRLAALREEEEQKGRRISGERKRIQEQISSLSDSNSAVEEELQKDNMSFLSRYKPTRDRAREQSSVSDPRLLSGTLVDEAKHLGNLAFRVWEKMGDQVHFSPVVLDPNTAAPDLYLSADLTSVRQGDTDQQLPDNPERNDKYASVFGSEGLTSGKHSWEVEVGDHPYWNVGLVKDSVDRKNETYPSPKYGTWCLWHGDGKYTNGCKTVTVETSLRRIRVQLDYDGGKVSFYNAEDMTHIYTHSDTFTEKLFPYFNVGMSGDAKMSEIRICQTKNRLT, encoded by the coding sequence ATGGATGAAAAAACTCTTAAAGATTATCTGAGCTGCCACGTTTGTTTAGAGACGTTGAAAGATCCGGTGTCTCTGAGCTGCAGCCACAACTTCTGTTCAAGCTGCCTGAAAGAGTTCtgggaacaaaataaaaacagaaactgtcCCATCTGTAAAAGAAAAGCTTCTAAAGATCTTATTGTGAACTTTTCACTGAAGGGACTTGCCGACTCTTTTGCTGgaacacagacaggtggatcgTCTGAgactggaaaagaagaaaagagggaggaggaAGTTTGTAAGAAACACCCAGGAATACCTTTCCTGTTCTGTAGAGACGAACAGAGAGCTGTGTGTTCTGTCTGTGAGTTTTCTCTGCACCAAAACCACAAAGTGGTTCCTGTAGAAGAAGCAGTCGgtgagctgaaggagctgctgaaatCTGACTTAAAGTCTCTGCAGGACAAGAGGAACAAATACAAACAAGTGGAGGAAACATATAAAGATGTGGTTCAACACTCGGAGAAGCAGCTGCTGTCCACAGAGAAGCAGATCAGAGCAGAGTTCAacaaactccagcagttcctgaaggaggaagaggagtccagACTGGCAGCtctgagggaggaagaggagcagaagGGGAGGAGAATCAgcggggagaggaagaggatccAGGAGCAGATCTCCTCTCTGTCAGACAGCAACTCTGCTGTTGAAGAAgagctgcagaaagacaacATGTCGTTCCTCAGCAGGTACAAACCCACTCGGGACAGAGCCAGAGAGCAGAGCTCAGTGTCAGATCCACGGCTGCTCTCAGGAACTCTGGTAGACGAGGCCAAACACCTGGGAAACCTGGCCTTTAGAGTCTGGGAGAAGATGGGGGACCAGGTCCACTTCAGCCCGGTGGTTCTGGAcccaaacactgcagcccccGATCTCTATCTGTCTGCTGATCTGACCAGTGTGAGACAAGGAGATACAGACCAGCAGCTTCCTGATAATCCAGAGAGAAACGACAAGTATGCCAGTGTTTTTGGTTCTGAGGGTTTGACCTCAGGGAAACACAgctgggaggtggaggtgggagaTCATCCTTACTGGAATGTTGGTTTGGTTAAAGACTCCGTTGACAGGAAGAACGAGACATATCCTTCACCTAAATATGGAACCTGGTGTTTATGGCATGGTGATGGAAAATACACCAATGGTTGTAAGACCGTCACGGTGGAGACGAGTCTCCGGAGGATCAGAGTCCAGCTGGACTATGACGGGGGGAAGGTTTCCTTCTACAACGCTGAAGACATGACACACATCTACACTCACAGTGACACTTTCACTGAGAAACTCTTCCCTTATTTCAATGTTGGAATGTCTGGTGATGCAAAAATGTCTGAGATCAGAATCTGTCAGACAAAGAATAGATTAACCTGA
- the LOC133419290 gene encoding nuclear factor 7, brain-like, giving the protein MDEKTLKDLLSCHVCLETLKDPVSLSCSHNFCSSCLKEFWEQAKNRNCPICKRKSSKDILVNFSLKGLADSFAGRQTGGSTETEKEEKRLEEVCKKHPGIPPLFCRDEQRTVCSVCEFSLHQNHKVVPVEEAVGELKELLKSDLKSLQDKRNKYKQVEETYKDVVQHSKKQLLSTEKQIRAEFNKLQQFLKEEEESRLADLREEEEQKGRRISGERKRIQEQISSLSDSISAVEEELQKDNMSFLSRYKPTRDRAREQSSVSDPRLLSGTLVDEAKHLGNLAFRVWEKMGDQVHFSPVVLDPNTANPNLYLSADLTSVRNEDTWQQLPDNPERNIYYANVFGSEGLTSGKHSWEVEVGDHPLWAVGLVKDSVDRKNKRYSSPKYGIWCLCHYDGIYNNDGKTVTVETNLRRIRVQLDYDGGTVSFYNAEDMTHIYTHRDTFTEKLFPYFTVGKSGDAKTSEIRICQTKNRLT; this is encoded by the coding sequence ATGGATGAAAAAACTCTTAAAGATTTGCTGAGCTGCCACGTTTGTTTAGAGACGTTGAAAGATCCGGTGTCTCTGAGCTGCAGCCACAACTTCTGTTCAAGCTGCCTGAAAGAGTTCTGGGAACAAGCTAAAAATAGAAACTGTCCcatctgtaaaagaaaatcttctaAAGACATTTTAGTGAACTTTTCACTGAAGGGACTTGCCGACTCCTTTGCTGGAAGACAGACAGGTGGATCGACTGAgactgaaaaagaagaaaagaggctggAGGAAGTTTGTAAGAAACACCCAGGAATACCTCCACTGTTCTGTAGAGACGAACAGAGAACTGTGTGTTCTGTCTGTGAGTTTTCTCTGCACCAGAATCACAAAGTGGTTCCTGTAGAAGAAGCAGTCGgtgagctgaaggagctgctgaaatCTGACTTAAAGTCTCTGCAGGACAAGAGGAACAAATACAAACAAGTGGAGGAAACATATAAAGATGTAGTTCAACATTCCAAAAAGCAGCTTCTGTCCACAGAGAAGCAGATCAGAGCAGAGTTCAACAAACTGCAGCAGTTcctgaaggaggaagaggagtccagACTGGCAGAtctgagggaggaagaggagcagaagGGGAGGAGAATCAgcggggagaggaagaggatccAGGAGCAGATCTCCTCTCTGTCAGACAGCATCTCTGCTGTTGAAGAAgagctgcagaaagacaacATGTCGTTCCTCAGCAGGTACAAACCCACTCGGGACAGAGCCAGAGAGCAGAGCTCAGTGTCAGATCCACGGCTGCTCTCAGGAACTCTGGTAGACGAGGCCAAACACCTGGGAAACCTGGCCTTCAGAGTCTGGGAGAAGATGGGGGACCAGGTCCACTTCAGCCCGGTGGTTCTGGACCCAAACACTGCAAACCCCAATCTCTATTTGTCTGCTGATCTGACCAGTGTGAGGAATGAAGATACATGGCAGCAGCTTCCTGATAATCCAGAGAGAAACATCTACTATGCCAATGTTTTTGGTTCCGAGGGTTTGACCTCAGGGAAACACAgctgggaggtggaggtgggagaTCATCCTCTCTGGGCTGTTGGTTTGGTTAAAGACTCTGTTGACAGGAAGAACAAAAGATATTCTTCACCTAAATATGGAATCTGGTGTTTATGTCATTATGATGGAATATACAACAATGATGGTAAGACCGTCACGGTGGAGACGAATCTCCGGAGGATCAGAGTCCAGCTGGACTATGACGGGGGGACGGTTTCCTTCTACAACGCTGAAGACATGACACACATCTACACTCACAGAGACACTTTCACTGAGAAACTCTTCCCTTATTTCACTGTTGGAAAGTCTGGTGATGCAAAAACTTCTGAGATCAGAATCTGTCAGACAAAGAATAGATTAACCTGA